The following are encoded in a window of Nilaparvata lugens isolate BPH chromosome 13, ASM1435652v1, whole genome shotgun sequence genomic DNA:
- the LOC120354098 gene encoding LOW QUALITY PROTEIN: retinal guanylyl cyclase 1-like (The sequence of the model RefSeq protein was modified relative to this genomic sequence to represent the inferred CDS: inserted 6 bases in 6 codons; deleted 1 base in 1 codon): MASEASMTLCGLRHENLNLLHGCYVGSGEVALVSDFCQRGSLEDVLVKDVIKLDWSFRLSLLTDLVRGLRYLHSVPXRCHGRLTSRNCVIDGRWXLKITDYGLGSFFAKQNVPIPPATARDLLWTAPELLRNDELRMRGGSQAGDVYSLAIIMQEVVVRGEPFCMLSLTPQEIIEKVKHPPPLIRPSVSKGAAPPEAINIMRQCWAEAPESRPHLDSVYDLFKTLNDGSSVADKLKVGEKVXPEEFEEVTIYFSDIVGFTXLSAISTPFQVVALXNELYTRFDATINAYNVYKVETIGDAYMVVGGLPVRVADXAEQIATMALDLLHESGQFRIRLSPTPSPDQDGLHTGPCCAGVVGLTMPRYCLFGDTVNTASRMESSSAPWRIHLSEATFRRLKMADGPVGVQRATEIKGKGRMPTYWLLGRKGFVNLTKPPALLDPRLLDTSGGAGGTSPHTSTHPAEVGRHPATDDLEAGEHGGGAFPESHSFVFPDPRNKSSSSDLESTGISFIGGDPKAAPPQTYPIARQYSVEPVMKTSVDLTTSTDAFPQPLGAFPDKPEVLPV, translated from the exons atggcgagcgaagcgagcatgACG TTATGCGGTCTCCGGCACGAAAACCTCAACCTGCTGCATGGTTGCTACGTGGGATCAGGGGAGGTGGCTCTAGTCTCGGACTTCTGTCAGAGGGGATCCCTGGAGGATGTCCTGGTCAAGGATGTCATCAAACTAGACTGGAGCTTCAGGCTTTCACTGCTGACTGATCTTGTTCGG GGTCTAAGGTACCTGCACTCAGTGC GAAGGTGTCACGGACGTCTGACGTCACGCAACTGCGTCATAGACGGACGAT TGCTCAAAATCACTGACTACGGTCTCGGCTCATTCTTCGCCAAGCAGAATGTTCCCATACCACCAGCCACTGCTAGAG ATCTGCTATGGACAGCTCCAGAGCTGCTTCGTAATGATGAACTGCGCATGCGTGGTGGAAGTCAAGCAGGCGACGTGTATAGTCTGGCAATAATCATGCAGGAAGTGGTGGTGCGAGGGGAGCCTTTCTGtatgctctctctcactcctcaaG AAATAATAGAGAAAGTGAAGCACCCGCCACCCCTGATTAGGCCATCGGTATCCAAGGGCGCCGCCCCTCCAGAAGCCATCAACATAATGCGCCAATGCTGGGCCGAAGCACCTGAAAGCAGACCACATCTTGATTCCGTCTACGATCTGTTCAAAACACTCAATGATGGAAG CTCAGTGGCGGACAAACTGAAGGTTGGCGAGAAGG GACCGGAGGAATTCGAGGAGGTGACAATCTACTTCTCCGACATCGTTGGCTTCA GCTTGTCAGCGATTTCCACTCCCTTCCAAGTGGTTGCTC TTAACGAGCTCTATACACGCTTCGATGCCACCATTAATGCATACAATGTCTACAAG GTGGAGACAATAGGAGACGCGTATATGGTGGTGGGGGGCTTGCCTGTGCGGGTGGCCG CTGCTGAGCAGATAGCCACCATGGCACTGGACCTTCTGCATGAGAGTGGACAATTCCGCATCAGACTATCCCCGACACCCTCTCCAGATCAGGATGGCCTGCATACTG GACCCTGCTGCGCCGGCGTAGTAGGGCTCACGATGCCACGCTACTGTCTGTTCGGAGACACGGTCAACACAGCGTCACGCATGGAGTCGTCCAGCGCACCCTGGCGAATACATCTGTCAGAGGCCACGTTTAGGAGACTCAAGATGGCTGACGGTCCAGTTGGAGTACAGAGGGCGACCGAGATCAAGGGCAAGGGACGG ATGCCGACTTATTGGTTGCTGGGAAGGAAGGGTTTTGTAAACCTTACCAAG CCACCAGctctcctggacccccggctgctAGACACCAGCGGAGGGGCAGGGGGCACCTCCCCCCACACGAGCACCCATCCCGCGGAAGTGGGGAGGCATCCAGCGACAGATGACCTTGAAGCCGGGGAACACGGGGGAGGAGCATTCCCAGAGTCCCACAGCTTCGTTTTCCCAGATCCCCGCAACAAGAGCTCATCATCCGACCTTGAATCTACAGGAATCTCCTTCATAGGAGGCGACCCTAAAGCAGCTCCGCCTCAAACTTATCCCATCGCAAGGCAGTACTCCGTAGAACCGGTCATGAAGACCTCAGTAGACCTTACAACCTCTACAGATGCCTTTCCCCAGCCACTGGGAGCATTTCCGGACAAACCGGAAGTACTTCCGGTCTAA